In Mycobacterium sp. JS623, one genomic interval encodes:
- a CDS encoding FAD-dependent oxidoreductase, with amino-acid sequence MDVRHSSDGFASLRRFIAGTGREIPVGDVGTSDQPLTVGEWSVLVNEFVSNASEEAIWNVATPDEDSREYDAIFIGGGAAGRFGSAYLRARGGRQLVIDAWPFLGGSCPHQACVPHHLFSECARELDLARTMSGKLWYPQFDPDQARILDVVELFRSGRVFPHAVMNWQSKEQLGLEYVLNSRARVIDEHTVEADGYRFRAKNIVLCTGARTQLPAIAGTELENVYDFASLVDKLDYEPSRCVVIGGSKVAVEYASFFQATGCQTTILSRRPVLTSKSLHHVDDGLRDYVVDMMVRRGITFEHGVEVLSIEGDRRASSVCFRDGNGSLRQVPCDMVFIATGERPMSAPFVEALGIDVDERGFITTDRTMRTSVDCVWAAGDLLAGPMEMFKARRTGVTAARNIIGDQHEINLTDYPDFLHTTYEVTWLGLSEQEARQRYSNVVKIQMPPDRVNPETFPLPAAEGSMLYSFVEPALSGWFKLVIDGDSRRIVGAHHVGYGAKDAFQYLDYLVRRPEGFTIDEIGELNELYLNPEHFIQLSRIRAGQAHLEDL; translated from the coding sequence ATGGACGTTCGGCACTCCAGCGATGGATTCGCCTCCCTGCGCAGGTTCATCGCAGGGACCGGCCGGGAGATCCCAGTCGGCGATGTGGGCACCAGTGATCAGCCGTTGACAGTCGGCGAGTGGTCAGTCCTCGTCAACGAGTTCGTCAGCAACGCAAGCGAAGAGGCGATTTGGAATGTCGCCACCCCCGATGAAGACAGCCGCGAGTACGATGCGATCTTCATCGGTGGGGGAGCGGCGGGCCGCTTCGGTTCAGCCTATCTGCGTGCTCGCGGTGGCCGACAACTGGTTATCGACGCATGGCCATTCCTTGGCGGCTCGTGTCCCCATCAGGCCTGCGTTCCCCACCACCTCTTCTCCGAATGTGCACGTGAGCTCGACCTGGCACGCACCATGTCCGGCAAGCTCTGGTACCCCCAATTCGATCCCGACCAGGCGCGGATCCTCGACGTCGTGGAACTATTCAGATCCGGGCGAGTCTTCCCGCACGCCGTGATGAACTGGCAATCCAAGGAACAGCTGGGGTTGGAGTACGTCCTTAACAGCCGGGCTCGCGTCATCGACGAACACACGGTGGAGGCCGACGGCTACCGATTCCGGGCCAAGAACATCGTCCTGTGCACGGGAGCACGAACCCAGTTACCCGCCATTGCCGGAACAGAACTCGAGAACGTCTACGATTTCGCGTCACTGGTCGACAAGCTGGACTATGAACCCAGTCGATGCGTGGTCATCGGCGGATCCAAGGTAGCCGTCGAGTACGCATCGTTCTTCCAGGCCACCGGGTGCCAGACCACCATCCTGAGCCGCCGTCCGGTTCTGACATCGAAGTCGCTGCACCACGTTGACGATGGTCTGCGCGATTACGTCGTCGACATGATGGTTCGTCGGGGAATCACCTTCGAACACGGCGTGGAGGTTCTGTCCATCGAGGGCGATCGCCGCGCGAGCAGTGTCTGCTTCCGCGACGGCAATGGATCGCTGCGGCAAGTCCCATGCGACATGGTGTTCATCGCCACCGGCGAACGGCCGATGTCGGCGCCATTTGTCGAGGCATTGGGCATCGATGTCGACGAGCGCGGGTTCATCACGACCGATCGAACGATGCGGACGTCCGTCGACTGCGTGTGGGCGGCCGGCGACTTGCTCGCCGGGCCAATGGAGATGTTCAAGGCACGCCGCACGGGGGTAACCGCTGCCCGCAACATCATTGGCGACCAGCACGAGATCAACCTGACCGACTACCCCGACTTCCTCCACACGACCTACGAGGTCACCTGGCTAGGTCTGTCCGAGCAGGAGGCGCGGCAACGGTACAGCAATGTCGTGAAGATCCAGATGCCTCCGGACCGCGTCAACCCGGAGACCTTCCCGCTGCCAGCGGCCGAGGGATCGATGCTGTATTCGTTTGTCGAGCCCGCACTTTCGGGCTGGTTCAAACTTGTGATCGACGGTGACTCACGGCGCATCGTCGGCGCCCACCATGTGGGATACGGGGCCAAGGATGCGTTTCAGTACCTCGACTACCTCGTACGCCGGCCAGAGGGCTTCACCATCGACGAAATCGGCGAGCTCAACGAGCTTTACCTCAATCCAGAGCATTTCATTCAGCTCAGCCGAATTCGCGCCGGGCAGGCACACCTTGAAGACCTCTAA
- a CDS encoding MmoB/DmpM family protein: MSAPTPSRDRTKVRDTVGISLIGSEETNVAVDMVAELMPDAKITDNDVFYKIERDGLLSFDMNELSDRLGKPYTVHDFLVNMTTYYGRIVVKDHEIEIHSEILPERFRD, from the coding sequence GTGTCAGCACCCACACCCTCCCGCGACCGCACCAAAGTTCGTGACACCGTTGGGATTTCGTTGATCGGAAGCGAAGAGACCAACGTTGCCGTAGACATGGTCGCTGAGCTGATGCCGGACGCCAAGATCACCGACAACGACGTCTTCTACAAGATCGAGCGTGACGGTCTGCTGAGCTTCGACATGAACGAACTCAGCGATCGACTCGGCAAGCCCTACACCGTCCACGACTTCCTCGTGAACATGACCACGTACTACGGCCGGATTGTCGTTAAGGATCACGAGATCGAGATCCATTCGGAGATCCTGCCGGAACGATTCCGCGACTAA
- a CDS encoding aromatic/alkene/methane monooxygenase hydroxylase/oxygenase subunit alpha, with translation MASPKLEVVHEKSKKYDWGFDYAKPDPKFPTRYIIPPKGKDPFRSMLRGYAAMESEKDNRVYGGLDSNVRYRNATSAEPRFIEGMKFGIPSFTDAEYQAVCGAGFLIASMKNQELRQGYAGQMLDEVRHTQIEVALRKYYLKNYHDPAGFDIGQIGLGNHPVGTLARASFQPFNTGDPVEVSMCLNIVLETAYTNPLVVALPQVAAVNGEHAMPTAFLSIQSDESRHMANGYGTLMSVIQEHDNLPFLQESLDRHFWHQHQSMDTLVGVLSEYFAVERPWAYKDVWEEWVVDDFVGSYMSRLSPFGLKPPARLGDVARFVDEMHHSVAIALAAMWPLNFWRTDPMGPADYEWFENHYPGWTKSYGGLWDAFRDMSDPSSARILLQELPALPAFCQVCHVPCVVPSIHAPETRIVYGEGKKFAVCSEGCEWIFNLNPTIYSGCANWWERFDGMDLADVILALGYVRPDGKTLIGQPHLNAERMWTIDDIRRLHYEVKDPLK, from the coding sequence ATGGCTAGTCCCAAACTCGAAGTAGTTCACGAAAAGTCCAAGAAGTACGACTGGGGCTTCGACTACGCGAAGCCTGACCCGAAATTCCCGACCCGTTACATCATCCCGCCCAAAGGCAAGGACCCGTTCCGGTCGATGTTGCGGGGATACGCCGCAATGGAATCCGAAAAGGACAACCGCGTCTATGGAGGCTTGGACAGCAACGTCCGATACCGTAACGCAACGTCCGCCGAGCCGCGCTTCATCGAAGGTATGAAGTTCGGCATCCCCAGCTTCACCGACGCCGAATACCAGGCCGTCTGCGGGGCCGGGTTCCTGATCGCGTCCATGAAAAACCAGGAACTCAGACAGGGCTACGCCGGCCAGATGCTCGACGAGGTCCGCCACACCCAGATCGAGGTCGCGCTGCGCAAGTACTACCTGAAGAACTACCACGATCCGGCCGGCTTCGACATCGGTCAGATTGGTCTGGGGAACCACCCCGTTGGCACCCTGGCGCGGGCATCGTTTCAGCCGTTCAACACCGGTGACCCGGTGGAGGTCTCGATGTGTCTGAACATTGTGTTGGAGACGGCTTACACCAACCCGCTGGTGGTCGCGCTGCCCCAGGTCGCCGCGGTCAACGGTGAGCACGCGATGCCCACCGCATTCCTGTCGATCCAGTCCGACGAGTCGCGCCACATGGCCAACGGCTACGGCACCCTTATGAGCGTCATCCAGGAGCACGACAACCTGCCGTTCCTGCAGGAGTCTTTGGACCGTCACTTCTGGCACCAACATCAGTCGATGGACACCCTGGTCGGTGTGCTCTCGGAGTACTTCGCGGTGGAGCGTCCGTGGGCTTACAAGGATGTATGGGAAGAGTGGGTCGTCGACGACTTCGTCGGCTCGTACATGAGCCGGCTGAGCCCGTTCGGCCTCAAGCCGCCGGCGCGTCTCGGCGATGTTGCGCGCTTTGTCGACGAAATGCATCACTCCGTGGCGATCGCGCTCGCGGCGATGTGGCCGCTGAACTTCTGGCGGACCGATCCGATGGGGCCTGCCGACTACGAGTGGTTCGAGAACCACTACCCGGGGTGGACAAAGTCTTACGGCGGCCTGTGGGATGCGTTCCGCGACATGAGCGATCCGTCGTCGGCCCGGATTCTGCTACAGGAGCTGCCCGCCCTGCCTGCGTTCTGCCAGGTGTGCCACGTTCCGTGCGTGGTGCCGAGTATCCATGCACCCGAGACGCGCATCGTCTACGGGGAAGGCAAGAAGTTCGCCGTGTGCAGCGAGGGTTGCGAGTGGATCTTCAACCTCAACCCGACGATCTACTCGGGCTGCGCCAACTGGTGGGAACGATTCGACGGCATGGACCTGGCCGACGTCATCCTGGCACTGGGCTACGTCCGCCCCGACGGGAAGACCCTGATCGGCCAGCCGCACCTGAACGCCGAACGGATGTGGACGATCGACGACATCCGCCGGCTGCACTACGAGGTGAAGGACCCGCTGAAGTAA
- a CDS encoding aromatic/alkene monooxygenase hydroxylase subunit beta: protein MTVNHAVPQREVLSGNRTFTWVTPKGKRPTEYEDLTVGQQSTPAQFAFQGWPVRFDDGRDPYTAGSTALRSSDWYTYRDPNQTMNRSYIAGVHEAEKALQNTFIGADAAGLFDFAKPEWVREGLAKHYMTYPFVEYGMFLALCYAEREALSDTVTFSMVFEAADKLRHLQDVVYYSFELAEAHPDFDDSDSLQVWKEDPVWQGAREAIENVIALDDWMEVVVALNLCFDQLFGELAKIEYFSRFAGANGDLVTPSVIASSEADTVRTRAWTKELIRHLVEDPEHGAHNRSIISSWIAKWNTYSVKACDAFAPVFTRAPVQPTTYEDAMAEIRAKQTRYLAEINLESQLVN from the coding sequence ATGACTGTCAACCACGCGGTACCACAGCGTGAGGTCCTTTCCGGAAACCGGACCTTTACGTGGGTGACGCCAAAGGGGAAACGCCCCACCGAGTATGAGGATCTCACCGTCGGCCAGCAGTCCACCCCCGCTCAATTCGCATTCCAGGGTTGGCCAGTCCGTTTTGACGACGGTCGCGATCCTTATACCGCAGGTTCGACCGCCCTGCGGTCATCCGACTGGTATACATATCGCGATCCGAATCAGACGATGAACCGTTCCTACATCGCCGGCGTGCACGAGGCCGAAAAGGCTTTGCAGAACACGTTTATCGGCGCTGACGCGGCGGGACTGTTCGACTTCGCCAAGCCGGAGTGGGTGAGGGAAGGCCTCGCCAAGCACTACATGACCTACCCGTTCGTCGAGTACGGCATGTTCCTCGCGTTGTGCTATGCCGAGCGAGAGGCGCTGTCTGACACCGTTACCTTCTCGATGGTTTTCGAGGCTGCCGACAAACTGCGCCACCTGCAGGACGTTGTCTACTACTCGTTCGAACTGGCCGAGGCGCATCCTGACTTCGACGATTCCGACTCCCTTCAGGTCTGGAAGGAAGATCCGGTATGGCAGGGAGCCCGCGAAGCCATCGAGAATGTCATCGCTCTCGACGACTGGATGGAAGTCGTCGTCGCGTTAAATCTCTGCTTCGATCAGCTGTTCGGCGAACTGGCAAAGATTGAGTACTTCTCCCGATTCGCCGGCGCCAACGGCGATTTGGTGACGCCTTCGGTCATCGCCTCTTCCGAGGCGGACACCGTGAGAACGCGTGCGTGGACGAAGGAACTGATACGTCATCTCGTCGAGGATCCCGAGCACGGCGCCCACAACCGATCCATCATCAGCTCGTGGATTGCGAAGTGGAACACCTACTCCGTGAAGGCCTGCGATGCGTTTGCCCCGGTTTTCACGCGGGCCCCGGTGCAGCCAACCACCTACGAGGATGCGATGGCCGAGATTCGCGCCAAACAGACTCGATACCTCGCCGAAATCAACCTCGAATCCCAACTCGTCAACTAG
- a CDS encoding SDR family NAD(P)-dependent oxidoreductase, which yields MPERRVAVVTGALSGIGAAIVSRLLDDGMCVAALDLSAPPGTPLGGSAAEPLTVCVDVTDPTSVEQAICAVSERFGRVDVLINNAGISGSAEAADCHNTAVGEWERVLAVNVRGPFLCTRAVLPHMLQRRDGHVITIASAAGMVAFPGRCAYTTSKGAAIQFTKSIALDYAQHGIRANAVCPGMVETPMTRWRLNQPRLRSAIEAEIPMGRVAQPDEIADAVAVLASNRLGYMTGQTLVVDGGWTVH from the coding sequence ATGCCTGAGCGCCGTGTCGCTGTGGTCACTGGTGCGCTGTCTGGAATCGGCGCAGCCATCGTGTCACGACTACTTGACGATGGAATGTGTGTTGCAGCTTTAGATCTCAGTGCGCCGCCCGGCACGCCTTTGGGTGGGTCAGCGGCGGAACCATTGACCGTCTGTGTGGACGTCACCGATCCCACGAGTGTTGAGCAAGCAATATGCGCGGTATCGGAGCGGTTCGGCAGGGTGGACGTGCTGATCAATAACGCCGGAATCAGTGGCTCTGCCGAGGCCGCCGATTGCCATAACACTGCCGTCGGCGAGTGGGAGCGCGTACTCGCGGTCAATGTTCGAGGTCCTTTTCTGTGTACGCGAGCGGTCCTGCCCCACATGCTTCAGCGCCGAGACGGCCACGTGATCACCATCGCTTCCGCAGCAGGCATGGTTGCGTTTCCCGGCCGGTGCGCGTACACGACATCGAAGGGCGCAGCGATCCAGTTCACTAAGTCGATTGCACTCGACTATGCCCAACACGGCATCCGCGCGAACGCAGTGTGTCCCGGAATGGTGGAAACACCCATGACACGGTGGCGACTGAACCAGCCACGTCTACGATCTGCCATTGAAGCCGAGATTCCGATGGGTCGTGTCGCTCAGCCCGATGAGATCGCCGATGCCGTAGCAGTTCTGGCCTCCAACCGCCTTGGCTACATGACCGGACAGACACTCGTTGTTGACGGGGGATGGACGGTGCACTGA
- a CDS encoding molybdopterin-dependent oxidoreductase codes for MVAETKRTATATHWGNYTVLSDNGRVVSLEPTPEDSAPSPIGSGMASAHRDAVRITQPMVREGWLAEGPGPARGRRGRDRFVPVPHDFAVDLVAAEIERVRGTFGNAAIYAGSYGWASAGRFHHAKSQIHRFMGMAGGYVDSVNTYSVGALEVIMPHVIGGLPMSISTRGPTYAEIAAEGELVVSFGGLARKNAAICQGGIGDHVVPALQDRCRAAGVRFVNVSPVRSDSDDALGGDWLPIRPGSDVALMLGLAYEIVVSDHHDKDFLNRCCVGFEAFADYLLGRSDGVQKDAKWASRLTEIDATTIRSLATKIATSRTVINVSWSLQRMDHGEQAHWMGLVLSAISGSLGRRGGGFAAGLGTLQIGVRRGSHPKAALSQGENPVKNFIPVARIADMLLFPGDSFEYNGRSLHYPDIRMIYWAGGNPFHHHQDLHRLVRAWQRPETVIVHESWWNANARFADIVFPIATSLEREDIASGSSDTTLSAMHRAVEPPSGVVTDYEIFSDLATRLGFRDQFTEGRDASAWVRELYERTRTGLAETVEIPPFDTFWQQHHVTLPEPADPQTGSFMLLRDDPERHPLDTPSGKIEITSATIAEFGYDDCPAHPKWIEPREWLGAPSGERSPLHLVSNQPSRRLHSQYDNGSYSRAGKVADREPMQINPLDANKRGILSGEVVRLWNSRGSCLAGAVITDDVRPGVVVLATGAWFDPEDPGVSGSLDRHGNPNVLTADVGTSRLAQASSSGTTLIEIEPVDGSTAPQPRAFVPPDIVEEREAVQLLRTARAKR; via the coding sequence GTGGTAGCAGAAACGAAACGCACCGCCACCGCGACGCATTGGGGCAATTACACGGTCCTCAGCGACAACGGAAGGGTCGTCTCGCTCGAACCCACCCCCGAAGACAGCGCACCCTCACCGATCGGGTCAGGTATGGCCAGCGCCCACCGCGACGCCGTCCGCATAACGCAGCCCATGGTGCGTGAGGGATGGCTTGCCGAAGGACCGGGCCCGGCGCGCGGTCGACGCGGCCGTGACCGTTTCGTACCCGTGCCTCACGACTTCGCGGTCGACCTTGTTGCCGCCGAGATTGAACGTGTACGTGGTACTTTCGGCAACGCCGCGATCTACGCAGGCTCTTATGGGTGGGCCAGCGCCGGCCGCTTTCATCACGCGAAAAGTCAGATCCATCGATTCATGGGAATGGCCGGCGGATACGTCGACTCGGTAAACACTTATAGCGTCGGTGCGCTTGAGGTGATCATGCCCCATGTCATCGGCGGGCTGCCAATGAGTATCTCGACTCGGGGACCGACCTACGCCGAGATCGCCGCCGAAGGTGAACTTGTAGTTTCTTTCGGCGGGTTGGCGCGCAAGAACGCCGCGATCTGCCAGGGTGGAATTGGCGACCACGTCGTTCCCGCACTCCAGGACCGTTGCCGAGCGGCCGGAGTCCGTTTCGTGAACGTGTCACCTGTCCGTTCCGATTCCGACGACGCGCTCGGCGGCGACTGGCTACCTATTCGCCCGGGATCAGATGTGGCGTTAATGCTCGGCCTCGCATACGAAATCGTGGTATCTGACCACCACGACAAGGACTTTCTCAATCGCTGTTGCGTGGGTTTCGAAGCATTTGCTGATTACCTACTCGGCCGGAGCGACGGCGTACAGAAGGATGCGAAGTGGGCCTCGCGGTTGACCGAGATCGACGCCACAACGATCCGATCCCTGGCGACCAAGATCGCCACATCCCGTACGGTAATCAACGTCAGCTGGTCACTGCAGCGGATGGACCACGGCGAACAGGCGCACTGGATGGGCCTTGTTCTTTCCGCTATCTCAGGGTCGCTCGGCCGTCGCGGTGGAGGGTTCGCTGCTGGTCTGGGCACTCTGCAGATCGGCGTTCGCCGCGGCTCTCACCCGAAAGCCGCTCTCTCCCAGGGCGAAAACCCAGTCAAGAATTTCATTCCGGTAGCACGGATTGCCGACATGCTGCTCTTTCCAGGTGATTCATTCGAGTACAACGGGCGGTCACTGCATTATCCGGACATCCGAATGATTTACTGGGCAGGCGGCAATCCCTTCCACCATCATCAGGATCTTCATCGCCTCGTGCGCGCGTGGCAGCGCCCAGAGACAGTCATTGTCCATGAGTCGTGGTGGAACGCTAACGCTAGATTTGCCGACATCGTCTTCCCGATCGCAACGTCTTTGGAGCGGGAGGACATCGCTTCCGGCTCTTCCGATACGACATTGAGCGCCATGCATCGCGCGGTGGAACCGCCCTCGGGAGTTGTCACCGACTACGAGATTTTCTCCGATCTGGCGACCCGGCTCGGTTTCAGGGATCAGTTCACCGAGGGTCGAGACGCCAGCGCGTGGGTGCGCGAACTATACGAGCGCACTCGCACAGGCCTGGCTGAAACTGTGGAGATACCACCGTTCGACACATTCTGGCAACAGCATCACGTGACACTGCCCGAGCCCGCTGATCCGCAGACCGGCAGCTTCATGTTACTTCGCGACGATCCCGAACGTCACCCGCTGGACACGCCTTCAGGCAAGATCGAAATTACCTCGGCGACAATCGCGGAATTCGGCTACGACGACTGCCCGGCCCACCCGAAGTGGATAGAGCCGCGCGAATGGCTCGGCGCACCCTCGGGCGAGCGGTCGCCTCTTCACCTCGTGTCGAATCAGCCGAGTCGTCGCCTACACAGCCAGTACGACAACGGCTCCTACAGCCGCGCTGGCAAGGTCGCCGACCGAGAGCCAATGCAGATCAATCCACTTGATGCGAACAAGCGAGGCATCCTCTCCGGCGAAGTAGTACGACTGTGGAACTCCCGCGGTTCCTGCCTCGCTGGAGCGGTGATCACTGACGATGTGCGGCCCGGGGTCGTCGTGCTGGCGACGGGAGCGTGGTTCGATCCGGAGGATCCGGGTGTATCGGGTTCGCTTGACCGCCATGGTAATCCCAATGTGCTCACCGCAGACGTCGGAACGTCCCGCCTGGCGCAGGCCTCGTCATCTGGTACCACGCTGATCGAAATCGAACCCGTCGATGGCTCAACCGCGCCACAGCCGCGCGCCTTCGTGCCACCGGATATCGTCGAGGAGCGCGAAGCGGTGCAACTGCTCAGAACTGCTCGCGCAAAGCGCTGA
- a CDS encoding NADH:ubiquinone reductase (Na(+)-transporting) subunit F yields MGDTVTVQPFGETFPVEPGETVLSAILRNGRFVKYGCKHGGCSTCRAEVVEGDFTQSDGTSFSLSDADRDAGVVLLCSTYPEGDLVVDVSDTMDDLTDEEYNAGQNIVEFTGTVDRIVDYTHDIAGIEIKLDEPSNITFVPGQYIEVQVPGSDDEWRSFSMANPPSISSRVHLVVRVIPGGRFTSQVGKEIAEGTTMKLRGPLGQFAIRLSYRPIIFIAGGSGIAPVLSMLADLIESNNERPATFLYGARTAADLPMVDKLRELENEHDWFTFIPALSDPDDTPWDGETGLITEVLKRHFPSTKGHESYLCGPPAMIDAALDVLTSSGCKDRHIFFDRFVPSG; encoded by the coding sequence ATGGGTGACACAGTGACGGTGCAACCGTTCGGTGAGACATTCCCCGTCGAGCCGGGAGAGACGGTGCTGTCGGCGATCCTGCGCAACGGTCGATTCGTCAAGTACGGCTGCAAGCACGGCGGATGCAGTACTTGCCGCGCCGAAGTGGTGGAAGGCGACTTTACACAGAGCGACGGAACATCGTTCTCGCTCAGCGACGCCGACCGCGACGCCGGCGTCGTGCTGCTCTGCTCGACATACCCCGAAGGCGACCTCGTCGTCGACGTCAGCGACACGATGGATGACCTGACCGACGAGGAATACAACGCCGGGCAGAACATCGTCGAGTTCACCGGCACGGTCGACCGGATCGTCGACTACACACACGACATCGCGGGCATCGAGATCAAACTGGACGAACCCTCGAACATCACGTTTGTTCCCGGCCAGTATATCGAGGTGCAGGTGCCGGGCTCAGACGACGAGTGGCGGTCGTTCTCGATGGCCAACCCGCCCAGTATCAGTTCGCGCGTGCACCTGGTGGTGCGGGTCATCCCCGGTGGCCGTTTCACGTCGCAGGTCGGCAAGGAAATCGCCGAGGGTACCACGATGAAACTGCGGGGACCGCTCGGCCAGTTCGCAATTCGGTTGTCATACCGGCCGATCATCTTCATCGCCGGCGGATCGGGCATCGCCCCGGTGCTTTCGATGCTCGCTGATCTCATCGAGTCGAACAACGAGCGCCCGGCCACCTTCCTCTACGGCGCGCGCACGGCCGCCGACCTGCCGATGGTTGACAAACTTCGTGAACTGGAAAACGAACATGACTGGTTCACCTTCATTCCCGCACTGAGCGATCCCGACGACACGCCCTGGGACGGTGAAACCGGTCTGATCACTGAAGTTCTCAAGCGCCATTTTCCTAGCACGAAGGGCCACGAGTCATACCTTTGCGGTCCTCCCGCCATGATCGACGCGGCACTTGATGTTCTGACGAGCAGCGGCTGCAAAGACCGTCACATCTTTTTCGACCGCTTTGTCCCGTCCGGATAG